Below is a window of Janthinobacterium lividum DNA.
ATGCCTGGGAACAGCGTCTGTTGCCATTAACGACCCTGGCGCCGCCCGAAACGCCCTCCGCGCAACTGTGGCCGCGCATCAGCGCCAGCCTGTTCACGCCGAAAACCGTGCAACAGGCGGGCGGCTGGCAGGCGTGGTGGAACAGCCTGGCCTTCTGGAGAGTGTTGGCCGGCGGCGGCCTGGTGGCCACGGCCGCGCTGGCCGTGCTGGTCAGCGTGCAGCTGCAAGCACCAGCCGGACCCGGCTACCTGGTGGTGCTGGTTGCGCCGCAGGATAAATCGCCGGGCTGGATCGTGCAGGCGGGCGGACGCGGCGGCAAGAACCGCGACCTGAGCCTGATCCCGCTGGGACCGACTAGCGTGCCGCAGCAAAAAGCCTTGCAATTCTGGACCAAGGGCAAGGATTGGGGCGCGCCTGTCTCGCTGGGCCTGGTCAAGCCGGGGCAAAGCCTCAAGTTGACGTTGGATAAGCTGCCGCCGCTGCAGCCGGAGCAACTGTTTGAAATCACGCTGGAGCCGGCAACGGGTTCGCCCACGGGCCGGCCGACGGGGCCGGTTTTGTACATCGGCCGCGCCGTGAAGGTGATGTAAGCCGGTTTTATTTACCCAGCTCGTCCCCCATCTCGCGCCCGCGCTGCGCGGCCGCCTTGATGCCCTTGACGATGGCCGCCTTGACGCCGCTCTCTTCCATGCTGGTCAGGGCCGCATAGGTGGTGCCGCCTTTCGACGTGACCCGCTCGCGCAGCAGCGACACGGGTTCGCTGGAGTTCGCCGCCAGCTGCGCCGCGCCCGTAAACGTGGCAATCGCCAGCTGCGTGCCCTGCTCGGGCGTCAAGCCCAGTTCGGCGGCCGCTTGCTGCATGGCTTCGATAAAGTAAAACACGTAGGCGGGACCGCTGCCGGACACGGCCGTCACAGGGTCGATCTTGGCTTCGTCATCGAGCCAGACGGTCTGGCCAACGGCGCGCAGGATGGCGTCCGCCGTCTTCTTTTGCTCGTCGCTAACGCCGCTGCTAGCCACCATGCCCGTGATGCCCATGCCGATCAGGGCCGGCGTGTTCGGCATGCAACGCACGATGGCGGGATAATCACCGAGCCAGCGCGACAGGTCTTGCGCGCGGATGCCGGCCGCGATCGACAGGACCAATGGCGCCCGCTCCCCATCGAGGAAGGGCAGCAGCTGGGCCGCCACTTCGCGCATGCTTTGCGGTTTCACGGCCAGCACGATCACGTCCACGCCGCGCAGCGCTTCGCCAGCGGCGGTGGCTGTCGTGACGCCGAACTGCGCCTGCAATTTTTCCAGCGCGGGCGCGTGCGGGTCGATCACGTGGATATTGCCGCCCAGGGTCAATTTGCCCGCCAGGCCGGCGATCAGGGCCGCCGCCATGTTGCCGCCGCCCACAAAGGCGATATTCAATTCTGTCGTCATGCTTGTTCTCTCTTCATCAGGAATAGTTGCGGGAACCGAAGATGGCACTGCCCACGCGCACGATGCTGGCGCCTTCCAGCACGGCGGCGCGCAAGTCGGCCGACATGCCCATCGACAGGGTATCGAGCGCCAGTCCTTCGGCCTTCAATTGTTCGTACAGCGCGCGCAATTGCGCAAAGGCCGCGCGCTGGCGGCTGAGTTCCGTTTCCGGCTCGGGAATGGCCATCAGGCCGCGCAGGCGCAAGCGGGGCAGCTGCGCCACGGCGCGCGCCAGCGCCGGCAATTCAGCTGGCGTCACGCCGCTCTTGCTGGCCTCGCCGCTGATATTGACTTGCAGACAGATATTCAGATCCGCCAAGCCGGCTGGACGCTGCTCGGACAGGCGCGCGGCGATCTTTTCCCGCTCCACCGTGTGCACCCAATCAAAATGTTCGGCGATGGGGCGCGTCTTGTTGCTCTGGATGGGGCCGATGAAGTGCCAAACGGGGCCACCTTGCGGCAACGCAAGCTGGACCGCGGCGATCTTGTCGAGCGCTTCCTGCAAATAATTTTCGCCAAATGCCGCCTGGCCCGCGCGCATGGCCTCCAGCACGGCGTCCGCGCCGAAGGTCTTCGAGACGGCCAGCAGGGTCACGTCGCCAGGGGCGCGCTGCGCCTCCAGCGCCGCTTGCGCAATACTCTCGCGCACGGCTTGCAAGTTCTGTTCGATTGTGGACATAATCATTTTCTAGTGTAAGGGGCGGCGGCACAGTGCGCCAGCCCATCAATGCAGGCACAGGGATTATAAATGGACATCTCCGAACTACTCGCTTTCTCCGTCAGCAACAAGGCTTCCGACCTGCACCTGTCTTCCGGCCTGCCGCCGATGATACGGGTCAACGGCGACGTGCGCCGCCTGAACGTGGCGCCGCTCGAGCACAAGGAAGTGCACAGCATGATCTACGACATCATGAACGACAGCCAGCGCAAGGCGTATGAAGAAGCGCTGGAATGCGATTTCTCGTTCGAAATTCCCGGCCTGGCCCGCTTCCGCGTGAATGCGTACAATCAGGAACGGGGTGCCTCGGCCGTGCTGCGCACGATCCCGTCGAAGGTGCTGAGCCTGGACGAACTCAACGCCCCGCGCATCTTCGGCGAGCTGGCCATGCGTCCGCGGGGACTCGTGCTGGTGACGGGCCCGACGGGTTCGGGCAAGTCAACCACCCTGGCGGCGATGGTGAACCACGTCAACGAGCGCCTGAACCACCACATTCTGACCATCGAAGACCCGATCGAATTCGTGCACGAACCGAAAAAATGCCTGATCAACCAGCGCGAGGTGGGTTCGCACACGCATTCGTTCAGCAACGCGCTGCGCTCGGCCCTGCGCGAAGACCCGGACGTGATTTTAGTGGGCGAATTGCGCGATCTGGAAACCATCCGCCTGGCGCTGACGGCGGCCGAGACGGGCCACCTCGTATTCGGCACCTTGCACACCTCATCGGCGGCGAAATCGATCGACCGCATCATCGACGTGTTCCCCGCCGAGGAAAAGGAAATGGTGCGCGCCATGCTGTCCGAATCGCTGCAAGCCGTCATTTCGCAAAATTTGCTCAAAACCAAGGATGGCGCGGGCCGCGTGGCCGCGCATGAAATCATGCTGGCCACGCCAGCCGTGCGCAACCTGATCCGCGAGGCGAAAGTGGCGCAAATGTATTCGGCCATCCAGACGGGCAGCAATGTGGGCATGCAGACCCTGGACCAGTGCCTCTCCGATCTGGTGCGGCGCGGCGCGATCACGGCGGAAACGGCCCGCTCGGCCGCCAAGTCGCCCGAAAACTTCCCCGGATAAACCATGCAGACGACGCACGAATACTATGGCGCCATGCACGCGCTGCTGGCGCAAATGCGCGCACAGGGCGGCTCCGACCTGTTCATCACGGCCGGCTTTCCCGCCGCCATCAAGCTCGACGGCAAGCTGACGCCGCTGGCGGGCGGCGCGCTAGCCGCGGCACAGGCGGCCGGCTACGTGCGCGCCGTCATGAACGCGCGCCAGGCGGCCGAGTTCGAGTCCAGCCGCGAAGCCAATTTCGCCATCAGCCCGGAGGGACTCGGGCGTTTCCGCGTGTCCGCCTTCGTGCAGATGGGCCAGGCAGGCATGGTCTTGCGATTGATCAATACCGCCATCCCCACGCTAGAGGGACTGGGCTTGCCCGCCATCCTGCAAGACATCGTGCTGAGCAAGCGCGGCCTCGTCATTATGGTGGGCGCCACGGGCTGCGGCAAGTCGACCACCCTGGCGGCCATGGTGGGCCATCGCAACGCGCACAGCCATGGCCACATCATCACCATCGAAGACCCCGTGGAATTCATCCATCCGCACGGCAACTGCATCGTCACCCAGCGCGAAGTGGGCGTCGATACGGACGACTGGGCCACGGCCCTGAAAAACACCCTGCGCCAGGCGCCCGACGTGATCCAGATCGGAGAAATACGCGACCGCGACACCATGGACCACGCCATCGCGTTTGCCGAGACGGGCCATCTGTGCCTGGCGACCTTGCATGCAAACAACGCCAACCAGGCGCTGGACCGCATCATCAATTTCTTCCCCGAAGAGCGGCGCCAGCAGCTGCTGATGGACCTGTCGCTCAATTTGAAGGGCATGATTTCGCAGCGTTTGATCCCCAACAAGGAAGGCGGCGGGCGCAAGGCGGCGCTGGAAATCCTGCTCAACTCGCCGCTGATGAGCGACCTGATCTTCAAGGGCCAGGTGCACGAGATCAAGGAATTGATGAAAAAATCGCGCGAACATGGCATGCAAACCTTCGACCAGGCCCTGTTCGACCTGCACGAAGCGGGCGCCATCAGCTATGAAGACGCGCTGCGCAATGCGGACTCCGTCAACGACCTGCGCCTGACGATCAAACTCAAGGGCGCAACGGCGCCGGAACCGGCCCCGCAAACGGGCGCCACCAAACTGGGACTCCTCTGACATGACCAGCATCCACGATTTCCAGGCCGAGGCGCTGGACGGCACGCCGATCGACCTGGCGCAATACAAAGGCAAGGTACTGCTGATCGTCAACACGGCCAGCGCCTGCGGTTTCACGCCGCAATACCAGGGACTCGAAGCGCTGTACCGCGAATTCCACGACCAGGGCCTGGTCGTGCTGGGTTTTCCCTGCAATCAATTTAGGCAGCAGGAACCGGGGTCGAATGCGGAGATCGGCGCCTTTTGCGAGAAAAAATTTCGGCGTCACCTTTCCCCTGTTTGCCAAGGTCGATGTGAATGGCCCGCATACCCATCCCGTATTTGCGCAATTAAAACAGGCGGCGCCCGGCATACTGGGCACCCAGTCGATCAAATGGAATTTCACGAAATTCCTGGTGCGCAAGGATGGCAGCGTATTTCGCCGCTACGCGACGGCCAGCAAACCGGCCAGCCTGGCGGAAGACATTCGGCAATTGCTGCAGGAATAGCGATGCGACGATTTGATTTAAGACAACAATTGCTGAGATCAATCAATCCGTATTTATTTCATGCCTGATATCAATATTGTGTTTCCAATAGCAAATATCGGTGATAATGTTTGCATAATTATTCGCAGATATC
It encodes the following:
- the proC gene encoding pyrroline-5-carboxylate reductase gives rise to the protein MTTELNIAFVGGGNMAAALIAGLAGKLTLGGNIHVIDPHAPALEKLQAQFGVTTATAAGEALRGVDVIVLAVKPQSMREVAAQLLPFLDGERAPLVLSIAAGIRAQDLSRWLGDYPAIVRCMPNTPALIGMGITGMVASSGVSDEQKKTADAILRAVGQTVWLDDEAKIDPVTAVSGSGPAYVFYFIEAMQQAAAELGLTPEQGTQLAIATFTGAAQLAANSSEPVSLLRERVTSKGGTTYAALTSMEESGVKAAIVKGIKAAAQRGREMGDELGK
- a CDS encoding anti-sigma factor, with translation MINSDEELQRLASEYVLGTLELAERTEVEQRLPRDAALRAAVDAWEQRLLPLTTLAPPETPSAQLWPRISASLFTPKTVQQAGGWQAWWNSLAFWRVLAGGGLVATAALAVLVSVQLQAPAGPGYLVVLVAPQDKSPGWIVQAGGRGGKNRDLSLIPLGPTSVPQQKALQFWTKGKDWGAPVSLGLVKPGQSLKLTLDKLPPLQPEQLFEITLEPATGSPTGRPTGPVLYIGRAVKVM
- a CDS encoding type IV pilus twitching motility protein PilT, coding for MDISELLAFSVSNKASDLHLSSGLPPMIRVNGDVRRLNVAPLEHKEVHSMIYDIMNDSQRKAYEEALECDFSFEIPGLARFRVNAYNQERGASAVLRTIPSKVLSLDELNAPRIFGELAMRPRGLVLVTGPTGSGKSTTLAAMVNHVNERLNHHILTIEDPIEFVHEPKKCLINQREVGSHTHSFSNALRSALREDPDVILVGELRDLETIRLALTAAETGHLVFGTLHTSSAAKSIDRIIDVFPAEEKEMVRAMLSESLQAVISQNLLKTKDGAGRVAAHEIMLATPAVRNLIREAKVAQMYSAIQTGSNVGMQTLDQCLSDLVRRGAITAETARSAAKSPENFPG
- a CDS encoding YggS family pyridoxal phosphate-dependent enzyme; its protein translation is MSTIEQNLQAVRESIAQAALEAQRAPGDVTLLAVSKTFGADAVLEAMRAGQAAFGENYLQEALDKIAAVQLALPQGGPVWHFIGPIQSNKTRPIAEHFDWVHTVEREKIAARLSEQRPAGLADLNICLQVNISGEASKSGVTPAELPALARAVAQLPRLRLRGLMAIPEPETELSRQRAAFAQLRALYEQLKAEGLALDTLSMGMSADLRAAVLEGASIVRVGSAIFGSRNYS
- a CDS encoding PilT/PilU family type 4a pilus ATPase, yielding MQTTHEYYGAMHALLAQMRAQGGSDLFITAGFPAAIKLDGKLTPLAGGALAAAQAAGYVRAVMNARQAAEFESSREANFAISPEGLGRFRVSAFVQMGQAGMVLRLINTAIPTLEGLGLPAILQDIVLSKRGLVIMVGATGCGKSTTLAAMVGHRNAHSHGHIITIEDPVEFIHPHGNCIVTQREVGVDTDDWATALKNTLRQAPDVIQIGEIRDRDTMDHAIAFAETGHLCLATLHANNANQALDRIINFFPEERRQQLLMDLSLNLKGMISQRLIPNKEGGGRKAALEILLNSPLMSDLIFKGQVHEIKELMKKSREHGMQTFDQALFDLHEAGAISYEDALRNADSVNDLRLTIKLKGATAPEPAPQTGATKLGLL